One Vespula pensylvanica isolate Volc-1 chromosome 1, ASM1446617v1, whole genome shotgun sequence genomic region harbors:
- the LOC122637958 gene encoding pyruvate dehydrogenase phosphatase regulatory subunit, mitochondrial-like isoform X2: MGYDIGLKQCGSINLAQTKDRIIALKRRMAYNVPTGLHCEILDKDHLKQLHPYLHVNDLEGAIWVPEDAVADPNAICEILAKLAKQGGAKYIENCRIEQVYTKNKAVQSVRTNQGIVICEYFINCAGMWARELGLRCNPPVRIPAYPAEHFYAITPPLSPELKINLPCVRDFDSYSYIREWQGGLLVGWFEAEAKPAFENGLVPSKNWTRHVKDDPIHWKPLWDKILHRIPILKSLKKPDIYNYPDNFTPDGRWILGESPEVKNYFVAVGMNGNSLQGAGGIGKEVAECLINGESTQELLPFNVQRFLDLHNNKQYLQQRIKEIVGRNYAILYPHQSEYKYARKLRCSPLYSVLEKHGAIFGVKMAYERPLYFDSNYRRGQKKPVMPLGSFYKPKFFDFMKEEFQACREGVGIIDMSSFSKIEIKSSRLEVVNYLQKLCSNNANIPIGGIVHTGMQNERGGYENDCMLVRQAENSYFMVSPTSQQTRIYQWMSRHLPYDHSVGLNDVTSKYTVINMVGPKSTELLSELSNSDINLSPFTYKTVNVAYASDVMVMAFTHTGESGYCLYIPSEYALHVYSTLMEIGKDYGVRDVGVLTQRFMRIERFIPFWAEELTPFVTPYEAGCGYSVKLDKEYFIGKFALQRQKEQGVTKRLVLFMLNELDTNKNIWAWGGEPIYRNGEFVGTITSAGYGFATEKLICLGFISLPGMKYLQNNTNVVTTDFIMEPTSHYEIDIAGCRFSAKPHIHPLPIPALNSKLNKKYIPTPVTSYQSDISR, encoded by the exons ATGGGATATGATATAGGATTGAAACAATGTGGGAGCATAAATTTAGCACAAACGAAAGATAGGATAATAGCTTTGAAAAGAAGGATGGCATATAATGTTCCAACTGGTTTACATTGCGAG ATTTTAGATAAAGATCATTTGAAACAATTACATCCATATCTGCATGTAAATGATCTTGAAGGAGCCATTTGGGTACCAGAAGATGCTGTAGCAGATCCTAATGCTATTTGTGAAATTTTAGCAAAATTAGCCAAACAAGGAGGAgcaaaatatattgaaaattgcaGAATAGAACAAGTCTATACTAAAAATAAAGCTGTACAAAGTGTGCGAACTAATCAGGGCATAGTTATTtgtgaatatttcattaattgtgCAGGAATG TGGGCTCGTGAATTGGGTTTAAGATGTAATCCACCTGTAAGAATACCAGCATATCCTGCAGAACATTTCTATGCAATTACACCTCCTCTATCACcagaattgaaaataaatctacCATGCGTTCGAGATTTCGACTCGTATTCGTATATAAGAGAATGGCAAG gTGGTCtattggttggttggtttgAAGCTGAAGCCAAGCCTGCATTTGAAAATGGATTAGTTCCATCTAAAAACTGGACACGACACGTAAAGGATGATCCTATTCATTGGAAACCTCTTTGGGATAAAATCTTACATAGAATTCCAATTCTGAAAAGTTTAAAGAAAccagatatatataattatccaGATAATTTTACTCCGGATGGTAGATGGATTTTAGGTGAAAGTCCTGAAGTGAAAAACTACTTTGTTGCTGTGGGAATGAATGGAAATTCGCTACAAG GAGCGGGAGGTATTGGAAAAGAAGTTGCCGAATGTTTAATAAACGGTGAATCTACCCAAGAACTCCTTCCATTTAATGTGCAAAGATTTTTAGATTtgcataataataaacaatatttacagcaaagaattaaagaaatagtTGGACGAAATTATGCTATTCTCTATCCTCATCAAAGTGAATACAAATATGCCCGTAAATTGCGTTGTTCGCCGTTGTATTCTGTTCTCGAGAAGCACGGGGCTATATTTGGTGTTAAAATGGCATATGAACGTCCACTTTATTTCGATTCAAACTATCGTC GAGGACAAAAGAAACCAGTTATGCCATTAGGAAGTTTTTATAAACCTAAATTTTTTGACTTTATGAAGGAAGAATTTCAAGCATGTCGAGAGGGTGTAGGAATAATAGATATGAGTTCATTTtctaaaattgaaattaaa TCTAGTCGCTTGGAAGTAGTAAATTACCTACAAAAATTATGTTCCAATAATGCAAATATACCAATTGGTGGTATAGTGCATACAGGTATGCAAAATGAAAGAGGTGGCTATGAGAATGATTGTATGCTAGTTCGTCAAGCAGAAAATAGTTACTTTATGGTTTCACCAACTTCACAACAAACACGTATTTATCAATGGATGTCcag gCATTTACCATACGATCATTCTGTTGGTCTTAATGATGTGACTTCAAAATATACAGTTATTAACATGGTAGGACCTAAATCTACTGAATTACTCTCTGAGCTTTCTAATTCAGACATTAATCTCTCTCCTTTCACTTACAAG ACAGTAAATGTAGCTTATGCCTCTGATGTAATGGTTATGGCATTTACACATACCGGCGAATCTggatattgtttatatataccttcCGAATACGCACTGCACGTATACTCAACATTAATGGAAATTGGTAAAGATTATGGTGTGCGCGATGTTGGTGTGCTCACACAACGCTTCATGAGGATAGAacgttttattcctttttggGCAGAAGAGTTGACACCATTCGTTACACCCTATGAAGCAGGATGTGGATACAGTGTTAAACTGGAT aaagaatatttcattggAAAATTTGCATTACAACGTCAGAAAGAACAAGGTGTCACTAAGAGACTAGTATTGTTTATGCTTAACGAACTtgatactaataaaaatatatgggCATGGGGTGGAGAACCTATATATCGAAATGGTGAATTTGTTGGAACTATTACATCTGCAGG ATATGGGTTTGCTACAGAAAAACTTATATGTCTTGGTTTTATTAGTTTACCTGGTATGAAATATCTTCAAAACAACACGAATGTTGTTACTACGGATTTTATAATGGAACCAACATCACATTATGAAATAGATATTGCTGGGTGTAGATTTTCTGCAAAACCCCATATTCATCCTTTACCAATTCCTGCCTTAAACAGTAAactcaataaaaaatatattcctacTCCAGTTACATCTTATCAAAGCGATATATCACGATAA
- the LOC122637958 gene encoding pyruvate dehydrogenase phosphatase regulatory subunit, mitochondrial-like isoform X1: protein MLSQLHKICIRILLLRKKDIRKNRKYYSYLTNKNEVYRYKKVICISKNANNCRNYLNYSSENVTLPSQSQIVIAGAGTVANSVAYHLVLNGWHDVLVLEQSRIGSGTSCFGSGILGLFQPISHRNLISYSIKLYQKLQEMGYDIGLKQCGSINLAQTKDRIIALKRRMAYNVPTGLHCEILDKDHLKQLHPYLHVNDLEGAIWVPEDAVADPNAICEILAKLAKQGGAKYIENCRIEQVYTKNKAVQSVRTNQGIVICEYFINCAGMWARELGLRCNPPVRIPAYPAEHFYAITPPLSPELKINLPCVRDFDSYSYIREWQGGLLVGWFEAEAKPAFENGLVPSKNWTRHVKDDPIHWKPLWDKILHRIPILKSLKKPDIYNYPDNFTPDGRWILGESPEVKNYFVAVGMNGNSLQGAGGIGKEVAECLINGESTQELLPFNVQRFLDLHNNKQYLQQRIKEIVGRNYAILYPHQSEYKYARKLRCSPLYSVLEKHGAIFGVKMAYERPLYFDSNYRRGQKKPVMPLGSFYKPKFFDFMKEEFQACREGVGIIDMSSFSKIEIKSSRLEVVNYLQKLCSNNANIPIGGIVHTGMQNERGGYENDCMLVRQAENSYFMVSPTSQQTRIYQWMSRHLPYDHSVGLNDVTSKYTVINMVGPKSTELLSELSNSDINLSPFTYKTVNVAYASDVMVMAFTHTGESGYCLYIPSEYALHVYSTLMEIGKDYGVRDVGVLTQRFMRIERFIPFWAEELTPFVTPYEAGCGYSVKLDKEYFIGKFALQRQKEQGVTKRLVLFMLNELDTNKNIWAWGGEPIYRNGEFVGTITSAGYGFATEKLICLGFISLPGMKYLQNNTNVVTTDFIMEPTSHYEIDIAGCRFSAKPHIHPLPIPALNSKLNKKYIPTPVTSYQSDISR from the exons ATGTTAAGTCAGCttcataaaatatgtattcgCATATTGTtactaagaaagaaagatataagaaagaatagaaaatattactcATACTTAACCAATAAAAATGAAgtctatagatataaaaaagttatttgcATTAGCAAGAATGCTAATAATTGTAGAAATTACTTAAATTACTCAAGTGAAAATGTTACTTTGCCATCTCAATCACAGATTGTCATTGCAGGTGCAGGAACAGTTGCTAATTCTGTCGCTTATCACCTTGTCCTTAACGGATGGCATGATGTTCTTGTATTGGAACAAAGCAG GATCGGTAGTGGGACATCATGTTTTGGATCTGGAATTCTTGGTTTATTCCAACCAATCTCTCACAGGAACTTGATTTCTTAtagtattaaattatatcaaaaattgcAAGAAATGGGATATGATATAGGATTGAAACAATGTGGGAGCATAAATTTAGCACAAACGAAAGATAGGATAATAGCTTTGAAAAGAAGGATGGCATATAATGTTCCAACTGGTTTACATTGCGAG ATTTTAGATAAAGATCATTTGAAACAATTACATCCATATCTGCATGTAAATGATCTTGAAGGAGCCATTTGGGTACCAGAAGATGCTGTAGCAGATCCTAATGCTATTTGTGAAATTTTAGCAAAATTAGCCAAACAAGGAGGAgcaaaatatattgaaaattgcaGAATAGAACAAGTCTATACTAAAAATAAAGCTGTACAAAGTGTGCGAACTAATCAGGGCATAGTTATTtgtgaatatttcattaattgtgCAGGAATG TGGGCTCGTGAATTGGGTTTAAGATGTAATCCACCTGTAAGAATACCAGCATATCCTGCAGAACATTTCTATGCAATTACACCTCCTCTATCACcagaattgaaaataaatctacCATGCGTTCGAGATTTCGACTCGTATTCGTATATAAGAGAATGGCAAG gTGGTCtattggttggttggtttgAAGCTGAAGCCAAGCCTGCATTTGAAAATGGATTAGTTCCATCTAAAAACTGGACACGACACGTAAAGGATGATCCTATTCATTGGAAACCTCTTTGGGATAAAATCTTACATAGAATTCCAATTCTGAAAAGTTTAAAGAAAccagatatatataattatccaGATAATTTTACTCCGGATGGTAGATGGATTTTAGGTGAAAGTCCTGAAGTGAAAAACTACTTTGTTGCTGTGGGAATGAATGGAAATTCGCTACAAG GAGCGGGAGGTATTGGAAAAGAAGTTGCCGAATGTTTAATAAACGGTGAATCTACCCAAGAACTCCTTCCATTTAATGTGCAAAGATTTTTAGATTtgcataataataaacaatatttacagcaaagaattaaagaaatagtTGGACGAAATTATGCTATTCTCTATCCTCATCAAAGTGAATACAAATATGCCCGTAAATTGCGTTGTTCGCCGTTGTATTCTGTTCTCGAGAAGCACGGGGCTATATTTGGTGTTAAAATGGCATATGAACGTCCACTTTATTTCGATTCAAACTATCGTC GAGGACAAAAGAAACCAGTTATGCCATTAGGAAGTTTTTATAAACCTAAATTTTTTGACTTTATGAAGGAAGAATTTCAAGCATGTCGAGAGGGTGTAGGAATAATAGATATGAGTTCATTTtctaaaattgaaattaaa TCTAGTCGCTTGGAAGTAGTAAATTACCTACAAAAATTATGTTCCAATAATGCAAATATACCAATTGGTGGTATAGTGCATACAGGTATGCAAAATGAAAGAGGTGGCTATGAGAATGATTGTATGCTAGTTCGTCAAGCAGAAAATAGTTACTTTATGGTTTCACCAACTTCACAACAAACACGTATTTATCAATGGATGTCcag gCATTTACCATACGATCATTCTGTTGGTCTTAATGATGTGACTTCAAAATATACAGTTATTAACATGGTAGGACCTAAATCTACTGAATTACTCTCTGAGCTTTCTAATTCAGACATTAATCTCTCTCCTTTCACTTACAAG ACAGTAAATGTAGCTTATGCCTCTGATGTAATGGTTATGGCATTTACACATACCGGCGAATCTggatattgtttatatataccttcCGAATACGCACTGCACGTATACTCAACATTAATGGAAATTGGTAAAGATTATGGTGTGCGCGATGTTGGTGTGCTCACACAACGCTTCATGAGGATAGAacgttttattcctttttggGCAGAAGAGTTGACACCATTCGTTACACCCTATGAAGCAGGATGTGGATACAGTGTTAAACTGGAT aaagaatatttcattggAAAATTTGCATTACAACGTCAGAAAGAACAAGGTGTCACTAAGAGACTAGTATTGTTTATGCTTAACGAACTtgatactaataaaaatatatgggCATGGGGTGGAGAACCTATATATCGAAATGGTGAATTTGTTGGAACTATTACATCTGCAGG ATATGGGTTTGCTACAGAAAAACTTATATGTCTTGGTTTTATTAGTTTACCTGGTATGAAATATCTTCAAAACAACACGAATGTTGTTACTACGGATTTTATAATGGAACCAACATCACATTATGAAATAGATATTGCTGGGTGTAGATTTTCTGCAAAACCCCATATTCATCCTTTACCAATTCCTGCCTTAAACAGTAAactcaataaaaaatatattcctacTCCAGTTACATCTTATCAAAGCGATATATCACGATAA
- the LOC122632804 gene encoding DNA repair protein RecN-like, translating to MENPTHYILDEGKNAKIITFNKNQENMDIKLQTLTERLTEKERMLKQSQYKIKSVEKALNDIENKTSTCRSRYKSLMSDLKLDVHKTEEEVKSLQSQVSNLSLRREELKKEVVKQQEEYEKMLIQFTKDLENKGTGCGTLILKLFWIYYYYFFFLSYSFRV from the exons ATGGAAAATCCTACacattat attttggacgaaggaaaaaatgcCAAGATTATTACGTTCaataaa AATCAAGAAAATATGGACATAAAACTACAAACACTTACGGAAAGACTTACAGAAAAGGAGCGTATG CTAAAACAGTCgcagtataaaataaaaagtgtagAAAAAGCATTgaatgatatagaaaataaaacttcGACTTGTCGAAGTCGTTACAAATCTTTAATGAGCGATCTGAAATTAGATGTCCATAAAACTGAAGAAGAG GTGAAATCTTTACAAAGCCAGGTTTCAAATTTGTCTCTTCGACGAGAAGAATTAAAGAAGGAGGTTGTAaag CAACAAGAGGAATATGAAAAGATGCTTATCCAATTTACCAAAGATCTAGAAAACAAAGGAACAGGATGCGGTAcgttaatattgaaattattttggatttattattattattttttttttctttcatatagtTTCCGGGTGTGA
- the LOC122632411 gene encoding uncharacterized protein LOC122632411 codes for MKAVTHTCTPGSFLDFPEGESIEDIAESVDELREKLANMKKLMEERKGTTLGEISARKRKEASDIIDGNFLSWIFASALVIILSVSFYAFYNLYHAVLKKFPSHHTEL; via the exons ATGAAAGCCGTAACGCATACTTGTACGCCAGGAAGCT TTCTAGATTTTCCGGAAGGTGAATCGATTGAAGATATCGCCGAATCCGTAGATGAATTGCGAGAAAAATTAGCGAATATGAAGAAATTGATGGAAGAACGTAAGGGCACGACTCTAGGCGAGATCAGTGCacgtaaaaggaaagaagctTCGGACATAATAGAcggaaattttctttcttggatTTTTGCCTCTGCTCTCGTTATCATATTAAGCGTTAGCTTTTACgctttttataatctttatcaCGCGGTACTCAAAAAATTCCCTTCGCATCATACTGAGttataa